GGGTCCTGCTGCACGAATTTCCGGCTCTCCAGCGTGGCCAGTGTGCGGAAGATCGTGCTCTTGTACACGCCCATGTCCTTGCTGATGGTCGAGATGCCGACCGGTTCCTCCCTGCCGTTGATGTACAGAAGCACATCAAGAGCCCTTGCCACTGAACTGATGATGTCAGACATTGTTGTTACTGCCCCTTTGTTGTTTCCTTGCAGACTGTTGAAAAACGGTAATCCGCTGCGCTGCCTCGATGCGTTCGAACCTTGGCGCATTGCCTGTGTGCGTCGGTCTTGAGCGCTTTGCATGCCTTGCATTCCGTCATTCTTGAACCGCCTGTTCTGTTCAACTGGTTGCCTAGACTTCGTTGAGTCTTTCCCTGGTCTTGATGAGTTTGATGAGCGAGAACACTGCCCCGATGATGACCAGCGTGATGGGGGTACCACCGAGATAGGTCAGGGTCTTCATGCCTTCCAGCCCCGAGGACGCAAGCATGATGAACGCCAGCGTTCCGATGATCAGGCCCCAGGCCACCTTGAGAACCACGGGCGCTTCCTGATCCTTTTCGGACAGATGCTTGGTGGTCAGGGAAGCCATGGCATTCGTGGTCGAATCCGCGGCCGTGATGAAGGAAATGAATACGATGAACAGGAACACGGGCACGATGACAGCCGCGAGATCCATGTTTTCCAGAAGGATGTAGACGGCCTCGTCAACACCGGTCGCGATGCTGGCCTGAAGGTCCACGCCGCCGAATATCTGCTGCCAGATGGCCGTGCTGCTGAACACCGACGAATGGATGAAGACGAAGACCACGGGAAGGATCACGTTGATGGAGATGAATTCCCTGACCGTGTATCCCTTGGAGATGCGTCCCAGAAACAGGGCGGAGATCGGTGCCCAGATCATGTAGTTGGCAAAGGAGAACACGGTCCATTTCTGCGGCCAGGAATCAATGCGGAAGGCATCCGTGAACAGGCAGCGGGAAAAGAAGTTGTTGGCAAACGAACCGAAGGATTCCACGCTGAAGTCCAGAATGAAGACCGTGGGGCCGAGGATGAAGGCAGCGATGATGAGGATGAAAAACAGCTTGGTGTTGAATTCCGAAAGGATGCGCATGCCCTTGAGCAGCCCGCTGATGGAGGAGATGAGACAGACGATGATGACCATGGTGATGATCATGCCCCACACCTGCGGGGAGCTCTGGATCGAGGGGAAGAAGCGGGAAATGCCGCGGGAGAGCATGAGGACGCCGGTTCCCAGCGATGTCCCCATGCCGAGGGCCAGAGCGTACAGGGAAATGATGTCCACGACCTTGCCCACGCCCTGATTGGCGCGTTTGCCGAAGATCGGGAACAGGATGGAGCCAAGGCTGAACGGCCTTTTCAAATTATAGTAGCAGACAGCGAATACCAGCGCGGGCAATGCATTGATGGAGTAGGGCACCAGACCCCAGTTCATGTACATGGATGCCAGCGAGAATTTTGCTGCATTGTAGCTGTTTGGTGCGAACCCAAAACTTTGCGGCGGTGCCAGCATGTCCTGCAACGGCTCGACAATGGGCCAGAAAAGGATGTTGATGGCTATGGTTGTACAAAGAGTGACGGCGAACCATTGCCATTTGCTCAGTACTGGCTTCGCCTTTTTGCCACCGATGACCACGTTGCCGAATTTCGAGAAGAACGCCACGGTTATGACAATGAGACACAGAAATCCAGTGGAAGAAAAAAGCCAGCTGAAATTGTCAAGTATGAATGCTTGACCATGCTTCACTATGGATTCAAAAAGCTCCGGCATTGCCATGCCGATGATGATCGATGAGGCAATGAGTGAAAATGGAATCCAGAAAA
Above is a window of Pseudodesulfovibrio tunisiensis DNA encoding:
- a CDS encoding BCCT family transporter produces the protein MNPFKRFKIIREADLSISTASSNCHPVECEKSSINHTIFWIPFSLIASSIIIGMAMPELFESIVKHGQAFILDNFSWLFSSTGFLCLIVITVAFFSKFGNVVIGGKKAKPVLSKWQWFAVTLCTTIAINILFWPIVEPLQDMLAPPQSFGFAPNSYNAAKFSLASMYMNWGLVPYSINALPALVFAVCYYNLKRPFSLGSILFPIFGKRANQGVGKVVDIISLYALALGMGTSLGTGVLMLSRGISRFFPSIQSSPQVWGMIITMVIIVCLISSISGLLKGMRILSEFNTKLFFILIIAAFILGPTVFILDFSVESFGSFANNFFSRCLFTDAFRIDSWPQKWTVFSFANYMIWAPISALFLGRISKGYTVREFISINVILPVVFVFIHSSVFSSTAIWQQIFGGVDLQASIATGVDEAVYILLENMDLAAVIVPVFLFIVFISFITAADSTTNAMASLTTKHLSEKDQEAPVVLKVAWGLIIGTLAFIMLASSGLEGMKTLTYLGGTPITLVIIGAVFSLIKLIKTRERLNEV